A part of Gramella sp. MAR_2010_147 genomic DNA contains:
- a CDS encoding HD domain-containing protein — protein sequence MPKNNLIENTIQFVKTTLEGAEGGHDWFHIERVLNNSRLIARGEEADREIVELGALLHDIADSKFHNGDETVGPKVASEFLRTQNVSEETVDHVVKIIENISFKGGNTDQKFTSAELDIVQDADRLDAIGAMGIARCFNYGGFKGRALYDPAIEPNLKMTKEEYKASNAPTINHFYEKLLLLKDRMNTETGRRIAADRHAFMVSYLDQFYKEWKGQA from the coding sequence ATGCCGAAAAATAACCTGATCGAGAATACGATCCAATTTGTAAAAACAACACTTGAAGGAGCCGAAGGCGGGCATGACTGGTTTCATATTGAAAGAGTTTTAAATAACTCCAGGCTCATTGCCAGGGGGGAAGAAGCAGATCGTGAAATTGTTGAATTGGGAGCTTTATTACATGATATCGCAGATTCCAAATTTCACAACGGAGATGAAACAGTTGGCCCTAAGGTTGCTTCAGAGTTTTTGAGAACACAAAATGTTTCGGAAGAGACAGTCGATCATGTGGTGAAGATCATAGAGAACATCTCTTTTAAAGGAGGAAATACAGATCAAAAATTCACTTCAGCTGAACTGGACATCGTTCAGGATGCAGACCGGCTGGATGCTATTGGAGCGATGGGAATTGCCAGATGTTTCAATTACGGCGGATTTAAAGGTAGAGCCTTATATGATCCTGCAATTGAGCCAAATCTCAAAATGACTAAGGAAGAATATAAAGCTTCCAATGCGCCTACCATCAACCATTTTTATGAAAAGCTCTTGCTGCTTAAAGACAGAATGAATACCGAAACCGGAAGAAGGATCGCTGCAGACAGGCATGCGTTTATGGTAAGCTATCTAGACCAATTTTATAAAGAATGGAAAGGACAGGCTTAG
- a CDS encoding CopD family protein — protein MEYYNYIKALHLIFVITWFAGLFYIPRLFVYHIEASQKEEPERSILVKQLKLMTKRLWFIITWPSAILASIFAFTLLFMIPEWLQQPWMHIKLGFVVLLYAYHIKCHLIFKQLQKDVVKWTSNQMRIWNEGSTLILFSVIFLVIVRDAINWIYGVVGIFLLAIILMLGIKLYKRIRAKNPEA, from the coding sequence ATGGAATATTATAATTACATAAAAGCGCTGCATCTCATCTTTGTGATCACCTGGTTTGCAGGCTTATTCTATATCCCCAGACTTTTTGTATATCACATTGAAGCATCTCAAAAAGAAGAGCCAGAAAGATCAATTCTTGTAAAGCAGTTGAAATTAATGACCAAAAGACTTTGGTTTATCATTACTTGGCCCTCGGCAATTCTGGCCAGTATTTTTGCATTTACGTTGCTTTTTATGATTCCGGAATGGCTTCAACAGCCCTGGATGCATATAAAACTTGGGTTTGTAGTCCTGCTTTATGCATATCACATAAAATGTCACCTGATCTTTAAGCAGCTTCAAAAGGATGTAGTAAAATGGACTTCTAACCAAATGCGTATTTGGAATGAAGGTTCGACTCTTATCCTGTTTTCAGTAATTTTTCTTGTAATTGTTAGGGATGCGATCAACTGGATCTATGGGGTGGTTGGAATATTTCTACTGGCGATCATCTTAATGTTGGGAATAAAATTATATAAAAGAATTAGGGCAAAGAACCCAGAAGCCTGA
- the hemH gene encoding ferrochelatase, protein MSKGVLLVNLGSPDSTDPKDVKKYLGEFLMDERVIDVPYWARTLLVKGIVLNTRPKKSAEAYQKIWWDEGSPLIVLSERLQSKVNDQTSVPISLAMRYGTPGIKQGMQELYDQGVDEVLLFPLYPQFAMATTETILVLAEELRKEYFPDMSFTTVPPFYNHPDYIRTLGNSIAEYLKDKEYEHILFSYHGVPERHIRKSDVTNSHCKIDGSCCQSPSSAHQFCYRHQCFETTRLVAEYLELKQNTYSVSFQSRLGFDPWLKPYTDRTIERFGKQGMKKLAVVTPAFVSDCLETLEEIAMEGEEIFHEVGGEKFSVVPCLNDREDWVKVLSRWIDEWAHQKPVEA, encoded by the coding sequence ATGAGTAAAGGTGTACTGCTGGTCAACCTGGGGTCTCCCGATAGTACCGATCCTAAAGATGTTAAAAAATATCTTGGCGAATTTTTAATGGATGAACGTGTAATAGATGTTCCTTACTGGGCACGAACGCTTTTAGTAAAGGGAATTGTTCTGAACACAAGACCTAAAAAATCTGCAGAAGCCTATCAAAAGATCTGGTGGGATGAAGGTTCTCCTTTAATTGTACTTTCAGAAAGACTGCAATCCAAGGTAAATGATCAAACTTCTGTTCCAATATCTCTAGCAATGCGTTATGGAACACCTGGTATTAAGCAGGGAATGCAGGAATTATACGATCAGGGAGTAGATGAAGTCTTGCTTTTTCCTTTATACCCCCAATTTGCGATGGCGACTACAGAAACTATTCTGGTTCTGGCAGAAGAACTTCGTAAAGAGTATTTTCCAGATATGAGTTTTACCACAGTTCCGCCTTTTTATAATCACCCAGATTATATAAGGACACTGGGGAATAGTATTGCTGAATATTTGAAAGATAAGGAATATGAACATATTCTGTTTTCTTATCACGGAGTTCCTGAAAGGCATATAAGAAAAAGTGATGTGACCAATTCTCACTGTAAAATAGATGGCTCCTGTTGCCAGTCTCCTTCTTCTGCACACCAGTTTTGTTACCGCCATCAATGTTTTGAAACCACGAGACTGGTTGCTGAATATTTAGAATTAAAGCAAAATACTTACAGTGTTTCTTTTCAGTCGAGATTGGGATTTGATCCATGGTTAAAACCCTATACAGATAGAACTATTGAAAGATTTGGAAAGCAGGGTATGAAAAAACTTGCTGTAGTTACTCCGGCCTTTGTTTCAGATTGTCTTGAAACTCTGGAAGAAATTGCGATGGAAGGTGAAGAAATATTTCATGAAGTTGGTGGTGAAAAATTTTCAGTAGTTCCTTGTTTAAATGACAGGGAAGACTGGGTGAAAGTACTTTCCCGCTGGATAGATGAATGGGCTCATCAAAAGCCTGTTGAAGCTTAA
- a CDS encoding ATP-binding protein, protein MKLLKLSLRTRIFISMILLVLGASILIFGVTVYQYKQEAENYHKERLERKQKAILENIKFVLASTTYVIDTENLEPIFTERHKIDEMAEVHEMQIHIYDLEGNLVIKSDESFFKDTTEVRIANEILEKLDASSDKRYLKKTEVNGQKYQSSYSYITDHKFKPLAILYLPYLQDDSLLNRDLNNFLVRMAEVYLFMLLIAIILSFFLSKYITKSLKIISEKINQTRLDKRNQKIELSNATEEIYSLVSAYNSMIDELEESAVKLATGEREQAWREMAKQVAHEIKNPLTPMRLSVQSFQRNFDKNDPDIQHKVDEYSNTLINQIDTMSSIASAFSNFAKMPAQQNETLNVPKIVKLALDIFNEKYIEFKCEKEEILAKFDRTQLIRVVTNLVKNATQALKDIEDPHILVMVEEEEEMVLVSVSDNGSGISEENKDKVFEPKFTTKSSGMGLGLAMVKNIVETYNGNISFVSKQNKGTIFNVRFPKSNL, encoded by the coding sequence ATGAAACTGCTTAAATTATCCTTACGAACCCGGATTTTTATCTCCATGATATTACTGGTGCTGGGCGCATCAATTTTAATATTCGGGGTAACAGTCTATCAATATAAGCAGGAGGCCGAAAATTATCATAAAGAACGTCTTGAAAGAAAGCAAAAAGCAATTCTTGAAAACATAAAATTTGTTCTGGCAAGCACAACTTATGTGATTGATACAGAGAATCTTGAGCCTATTTTTACCGAACGCCATAAAATTGATGAAATGGCCGAGGTTCACGAGATGCAGATCCATATCTATGATCTGGAGGGAAATCTGGTAATCAAGTCTGACGAATCATTTTTTAAAGACACTACTGAAGTTAGGATCGCAAATGAAATCCTGGAAAAACTGGACGCATCTTCAGATAAGAGGTATTTGAAGAAAACCGAGGTTAATGGCCAGAAATATCAATCATCCTACAGCTATATAACCGATCACAAATTTAAACCCCTGGCGATATTATATTTGCCTTATCTTCAGGATGATAGTCTGCTTAATCGTGATTTGAATAATTTCCTGGTAAGAATGGCTGAGGTCTATCTTTTTATGCTTCTTATTGCAATCATTCTTTCGTTTTTCCTCTCTAAATATATTACCAAATCCCTTAAGATCATTTCTGAAAAGATCAATCAAACCAGGCTTGATAAACGGAATCAAAAGATCGAACTTTCAAATGCTACCGAAGAGATCTATTCACTGGTTTCTGCATATAACAGCATGATCGATGAGCTGGAGGAAAGTGCGGTAAAGCTGGCTACCGGGGAGCGCGAACAGGCCTGGAGAGAGATGGCCAAGCAGGTGGCCCACGAGATCAAAAATCCATTGACTCCCATGAGATTGAGCGTGCAAAGTTTCCAACGAAATTTTGACAAAAATGATCCCGATATTCAGCATAAAGTAGATGAATACAGCAACACGCTTATTAACCAGATAGATACCATGAGTTCTATCGCTTCTGCATTTTCAAATTTTGCCAAGATGCCGGCCCAGCAAAATGAAACCTTAAATGTTCCAAAAATTGTAAAACTGGCTCTGGATATTTTTAACGAGAAGTATATAGAATTCAAATGTGAGAAGGAGGAAATTCTTGCCAAATTTGACAGGACGCAGTTAATAAGAGTGGTAACCAATTTGGTAAAGAATGCAACCCAGGCCTTAAAAGATATTGAAGATCCACATATTCTGGTAATGGTAGAAGAGGAAGAAGAGATGGTTCTTGTTTCGGTATCAGATAATGGTTCGGGAATTTCTGAAGAAAATAAGGATAAGGTCTTTGAGCCTAAATTTACCACAAAATCCAGTGGGATGGGTCTTGGGCTGGCCATGGTAAAAAATATTGTGGAGACCTATAATGGAAACATTAGTTTTGTTTCCAAACAAAATAAAGGCACTATATTTAATGTGCGATTTCCAAAATCAAATTTATGA
- a CDS encoding PA0069 family radical SAM protein — translation MSSEDFIKGRGAQLDVANRFHEHSHEMRDDFLNYCAAEGDDSRESKTTIIETFPKTIVNKVTSPDVGMEYSLNPYQGCEHGCIYCYARNSHEYWGYSAGLDFEQKILVKRNAVELLEQKLKSKSWEAKPIVLSGNTDCYQPVEKKLKITRSLLQTFLKYRHPVGMITKNSLIQRDIDILKELAQDNLIHVSLSITSLKEETRRILEPRTATIRKRLETVEKLSGANIPVSVMMAPIIPSINSHEIMPLVKEISERGALGVGYTIVRLNGSIGQIFTDWIRKAMPDRAEKVLHQIEHIHGGSLNDSRFGTRMKGEGEFADQVKQQFKIARKLYLNDRERPKLNCKLHEEYKDGQMKLF, via the coding sequence ATGTCTTCAGAAGATTTTATAAAAGGAAGAGGAGCACAATTAGATGTTGCTAATAGGTTTCATGAACATAGTCATGAAATGAGAGATGATTTTCTAAATTATTGTGCTGCGGAAGGGGACGACTCCAGGGAATCTAAAACTACGATCATAGAAACTTTTCCAAAGACAATCGTAAATAAGGTGACTAGTCCGGATGTTGGAATGGAGTATTCGCTAAACCCTTACCAGGGTTGTGAACATGGATGTATTTATTGTTATGCACGCAATTCTCACGAATATTGGGGGTATAGTGCAGGCCTTGATTTTGAACAAAAGATTCTGGTAAAAAGAAATGCTGTAGAACTGCTGGAACAAAAACTGAAAAGTAAGAGCTGGGAGGCAAAACCCATAGTTCTATCTGGAAATACCGATTGTTACCAGCCAGTTGAAAAGAAATTGAAGATCACCAGAAGTCTTCTTCAAACTTTTTTAAAATATCGTCATCCTGTTGGAATGATCACAAAAAATAGCCTGATCCAAAGAGATATTGATATTTTAAAGGAGCTGGCACAGGATAATCTTATACATGTTAGTTTATCTATAACTTCCCTTAAAGAAGAAACCCGAAGAATTTTGGAACCAAGAACCGCTACTATCAGGAAAAGGCTGGAGACCGTAGAGAAACTTTCAGGTGCAAATATCCCGGTAAGTGTGATGATGGCACCCATAATACCATCTATTAACAGTCATGAAATAATGCCCCTGGTAAAAGAAATTTCAGAAAGAGGGGCACTGGGAGTAGGGTATACCATTGTGAGGCTAAATGGATCGATAGGGCAAATATTTACAGATTGGATTAGAAAAGCAATGCCAGACAGGGCTGAAAAGGTGTTGCATCAAATTGAGCATATTCATGGTGGAAGTTTAAATGACAGTCGTTTTGGAACCCGCATGAAAGGTGAAGGTGAATTTGCAGATCAGGTTAAACAGCAATTTAAAATTGCCAGAAAACTTTATTTAAATGACAGAGAAAGACCTAAATTGAATTGTAAGTTACATGAAGAATACAAAGATGGACAGATGAAGCTTTTCTAA
- a CDS encoding TerB family tellurite resistance protein has product MIKWLAAVLGYIYFRFPGAIIGFIIGSLLDNYIRSSGGIFNSMLGGQKQSVSPGDFELNLLSLSSIVIKADGNVSQQELDYVRSYFIQAYGKERANATFRTFNEVVKNRQVSASNVARYLAARTKYPTRLQIIHFLFGIAQADGRVSEAEAKIIRDIAGYLQIGARDFESIKAMFFKSTDSAYTILEIEKSASDAEVKKAYRKMAKKYHPDKLGHMDEAYRKGAQEKFTKVQEAYEQIQKERGL; this is encoded by the coding sequence ATGATCAAATGGCTTGCCGCAGTGCTGGGATATATATACTTTAGGTTTCCCGGTGCTATTATAGGATTTATTATAGGTTCATTACTGGATAATTATATCCGGTCTTCCGGGGGTATTTTTAATTCAATGCTTGGTGGACAAAAGCAAAGTGTTTCTCCAGGGGATTTTGAATTAAACCTTCTCTCCCTGAGCTCCATTGTTATTAAGGCTGATGGGAATGTCTCACAGCAGGAACTGGATTATGTAAGATCCTATTTTATTCAGGCTTATGGAAAGGAACGGGCAAATGCTACGTTTAGAACCTTTAATGAAGTGGTAAAGAACAGGCAGGTTTCTGCTTCAAATGTTGCCAGATATCTTGCTGCAAGAACTAAATATCCTACTAGGCTGCAGATTATCCATTTTTTATTCGGAATTGCCCAGGCAGATGGTCGGGTTAGTGAAGCGGAAGCTAAGATAATTAGAGATATTGCTGGATATCTTCAAATTGGGGCCAGAGATTTTGAGAGTATTAAAGCGATGTTTTTCAAAAGTACAGACAGTGCCTATACGATCCTGGAAATTGAAAAATCTGCCAGTGATGCCGAAGTGAAAAAAGCTTACCGAAAAATGGCTAAAAAATACCATCCCGATAAACTGGGCCATATGGATGAGGCTTATAGAAAAGGTGCTCAGGAGAAATTCACTAAAGTTCAGGAAGCTTACGAACAGATCCAAAAGGAGAGGGGATTATAA
- a CDS encoding BrxA/BrxB family bacilliredoxin, whose product MYPADLVKPMREDLTSIGFQELHTVEDVEKAMELKGTTLVVVNSVCGCAAANARPGARMSLQNAKKPDNLVTVFAGVDKEATEKARDLMVPFPPSSPSMALFKDGELVHMLERHHIEGRPADMIAENLIGAYNEFC is encoded by the coding sequence ATGTATCCAGCAGATTTAGTAAAACCAATGAGAGAAGATCTTACCAGTATTGGTTTTCAGGAATTGCACACGGTAGAAGATGTGGAAAAGGCAATGGAACTTAAAGGAACAACTTTAGTAGTGGTAAATTCAGTTTGTGGTTGCGCCGCCGCTAATGCAAGACCGGGAGCCAGAATGTCTTTACAGAATGCTAAAAAACCAGACAATCTTGTAACCGTATTTGCCGGAGTAGATAAGGAAGCTACTGAAAAAGCAAGGGATCTAATGGTACCATTCCCTCCTTCTTCCCCTTCTATGGCACTTTTTAAAGATGGTGAATTGGTTCATATGTTAGAGCGTCACCATATTGAAGGGCGTCCTGCAGATATGATCGCAGAGAACCTTATTGGTGCCTACAACGAATTTTGCTAA
- a CDS encoding thioredoxin fold domain-containing protein: MMKKLIIILLILGFQSINAQNEIKWIGFEELEDSLKSEIKPVVIYFYTDWCVYCKKMDRNAFKDQEIISSINEKYYAVKMNAESTKTINFEGQTFTNEQSKTKRNGIHQIPLMLASRKDKPVSFPVVMVLDTDFRVRKKSHEYLTSEKMKLLIKG; encoded by the coding sequence ATGATGAAAAAACTCATTATAATACTACTAATTCTAGGCTTTCAGTCTATAAATGCTCAGAATGAAATAAAATGGATTGGATTTGAAGAACTCGAAGACTCCTTAAAATCTGAGATCAAACCTGTAGTGATCTATTTCTATACAGACTGGTGCGTGTATTGCAAAAAAATGGATAGAAATGCTTTTAAAGATCAGGAGATCATTTCTTCAATAAATGAAAAATATTATGCAGTTAAGATGAATGCTGAAAGCACGAAAACTATAAATTTCGAAGGACAAACATTTACCAATGAGCAAAGTAAGACAAAACGTAACGGAATTCATCAAATCCCGTTAATGTTAGCAAGCCGAAAAGATAAGCCTGTTTCATTTCCGGTGGTGATGGTTCTGGATACCGATTTTAGAGTAAGAAAAAAAAGTCACGAATATCTTACTTCAGAAAAAATGAAACTATTAATAAAAGGCTAA
- a CDS encoding enoyl-CoA hydratase-related protein, with product MSYNNILESIDDNILTITIDRPKKLNALNRETIQELHEAFKEAKNDEEVKVIIITGSGEKAFVAGADISEFADYSPKEGKKLAADGQEKLFNYVANFPKPVIAAINGFALGGGLELAMAAHFRIAAENAKMGLPEVSLGVIPGYGGTQRLSQLVGKGRAMEMIMTAGMIDANQALQYSLVNHVVEIDQLLEFAEKIAAKIMKNSTVAVAAAIKAINANFEDGVNGFETEINEFGRSFGTEDFKEGTSAFLGKRKANFPGK from the coding sequence ATGAGTTATAATAATATTTTAGAATCTATTGATGATAATATACTTACCATCACTATTGACAGACCAAAGAAACTTAATGCTTTAAACCGTGAAACCATACAGGAACTTCATGAGGCTTTTAAAGAAGCTAAAAATGATGAAGAGGTAAAAGTTATAATTATCACAGGAAGCGGAGAAAAAGCTTTTGTTGCAGGGGCAGATATTAGTGAATTTGCTGATTATTCTCCAAAAGAAGGCAAAAAGCTGGCTGCAGACGGGCAGGAGAAATTGTTTAACTACGTGGCGAACTTTCCTAAACCGGTGATCGCGGCTATTAACGGATTTGCCTTAGGTGGCGGACTTGAGCTTGCTATGGCGGCACATTTTAGGATAGCTGCTGAGAATGCAAAAATGGGTCTACCGGAAGTTTCTCTGGGAGTGATCCCTGGTTATGGTGGAACTCAGCGTTTGTCGCAATTAGTAGGTAAAGGACGAGCAATGGAAATGATTATGACCGCCGGGATGATAGATGCTAATCAGGCTCTGCAATACAGTCTTGTGAACCACGTGGTAGAAATAGATCAATTGCTGGAGTTTGCTGAAAAAATTGCAGCTAAGATCATGAAAAATTCTACCGTGGCAGTTGCCGCCGCGATCAAGGCAATAAATGCGAATTTTGAAGATGGTGTGAATGGTTTTGAAACTGAAATCAATGAATTTGGACGTTCTTTTGGAACCGAAGATTTTAAAGAAGGGACATCTGCATTTTTAGGAAAGAGAAAAGCAAATTTCCCTGGGAAATAA
- a CDS encoding MATE family efflux transporter, with translation MAVRNSKELGKKPIGKLLIQQALPASVGILVMSLNILIDTIFVGNWIGPIAIAAINVVLPVSFFIAALGMAIGIGGSSIISRALGAEDQSKALKTFGNQITLTILLAIGLVIPGLVFVNDLIPAFGGKGEIFDPAKIYYIIVLCGVPFLALAMMGNNVIRAEGKPRFAMTAMIIPSIANLILDYILINRLDMGMEGAAWATTASYLFCLGYIVWFFLSKNSELKISFAHFRLDLPILKEMSSLGAVTLARQAVVSVTYLLMNNILFDLGGEESVTVYAIIARMLMFALFPVLGVTQGFLPIAGFNYGAGNYSRVRKSINTAILYACTMGLLIFLGIMFFAPSIVKIFTQETSIIEQTPSAMRWVFAAIPMVAVQLIGAAYFQAIGKAVPAFLLTLSRQGFIFIPLILILPVYYGEIGVWISFPIADVLSTIVTAYFLNREIVKTLK, from the coding sequence ATGGCCGTTAGAAACTCCAAAGAATTGGGTAAAAAACCCATTGGGAAACTGTTAATTCAGCAGGCGCTACCTGCTTCTGTAGGGATTCTTGTAATGTCCCTTAATATCCTTATAGATACGATCTTTGTTGGTAACTGGATAGGGCCAATAGCCATTGCTGCTATAAACGTAGTGCTTCCTGTTTCATTTTTTATTGCTGCGCTGGGAATGGCCATAGGGATTGGAGGTTCTTCCATCATTTCCAGAGCTCTTGGTGCTGAAGATCAGTCCAAAGCCCTAAAAACTTTCGGAAACCAGATCACCCTTACCATATTGCTGGCAATAGGCCTGGTGATTCCGGGACTTGTTTTTGTTAACGATTTGATTCCTGCTTTTGGAGGGAAAGGGGAGATCTTTGATCCCGCTAAAATCTATTATATTATTGTATTGTGCGGAGTTCCATTTCTGGCTTTGGCCATGATGGGAAATAATGTGATTAGAGCTGAAGGGAAACCACGTTTTGCCATGACGGCAATGATCATACCTTCCATAGCCAACCTTATTTTAGATTATATTCTTATTAACAGGCTGGATATGGGTATGGAGGGTGCTGCCTGGGCCACTACCGCTTCTTACTTATTCTGTCTGGGGTATATCGTCTGGTTCTTCCTTTCGAAGAATTCAGAATTAAAGATCAGTTTTGCACATTTTCGGCTTGATCTTCCAATTTTAAAGGAAATGTCTTCGCTTGGTGCAGTCACTCTGGCCAGGCAGGCGGTGGTAAGTGTTACCTACCTTTTGATGAATAATATACTTTTTGATCTGGGAGGTGAAGAGTCGGTAACCGTATATGCGATCATTGCCAGAATGCTCATGTTTGCGCTTTTTCCGGTTCTGGGTGTTACTCAGGGTTTTCTGCCCATTGCAGGATTTAATTATGGAGCTGGAAATTATTCACGGGTGCGAAAAAGCATCAATACGGCTATTCTGTATGCCTGCACTATGGGCTTATTGATATTTCTGGGAATTATGTTTTTTGCTCCCAGTATTGTAAAGATCTTTACTCAGGAAACCTCTATTATAGAGCAAACTCCTTCTGCGATGCGCTGGGTCTTTGCTGCAATTCCAATGGTCGCTGTCCAGTTAATAGGGGCAGCTTATTTTCAGGCGATCGGAAAGGCTGTGCCAGCATTTTTGCTCACCCTGTCCAGGCAGGGTTTCATTTTTATTCCATTAATATTAATATTGCCTGTTTATTATGGTGAAATAGGGGTTTGGATCTCATTTCCCATAGCAGATGTGTTAAGTACAATTGTAACAGCATATTTTCTGAATCGCGAGATTGTTAAGACCCTGAAATAG
- a CDS encoding lysophospholipid acyltransferase family protein, giving the protein MKRFFSYPLSVIFYIFFFLNLLLFHPIQWLCLKLGGYEAHKTSVDVFNFMLMKCLNILGTTFNIENEFDIPVDKPCIFVANHQGMYDIPPIIWYFRKHHPKFVSKKELGKGIPSISYNLRHGGSVLIDRKNRRESLIKMSQFGDYLKRTRRSAVIFPEGTRSRTGAAKEFRKNGMMMLFKKLPEAIVVPITINNSWKLFKHGNFPMDLGVNVRLKTHKPIEIGSQDPEALAAEIERTIIADIR; this is encoded by the coding sequence ATGAAAAGATTTTTCTCCTACCCCTTATCGGTCATTTTCTATATTTTCTTTTTTCTTAATCTGTTGCTCTTTCATCCCATTCAATGGCTTTGCCTTAAACTTGGAGGTTACGAAGCACACAAAACGAGTGTTGATGTCTTCAATTTTATGCTAATGAAATGCCTTAATATTCTAGGCACTACTTTTAACATAGAAAACGAGTTTGACATTCCAGTAGATAAGCCCTGCATTTTCGTGGCAAATCACCAGGGAATGTATGATATCCCTCCCATCATCTGGTACTTTAGAAAACACCATCCTAAATTTGTGAGTAAGAAAGAACTGGGCAAAGGAATTCCAAGTATCTCTTATAATTTAAGGCATGGAGGCTCTGTTTTAATTGACAGAAAAAACCGAAGGGAATCACTCATAAAGATGAGTCAGTTTGGAGATTATTTAAAAAGAACAAGAAGGTCTGCCGTGATTTTTCCGGAAGGAACACGAAGCAGAACTGGAGCCGCTAAAGAATTTCGTAAAAATGGAATGATGATGCTTTTTAAAAAACTTCCGGAGGCAATAGTAGTTCCCATTACCATTAATAATTCCTGGAAACTTTTTAAGCATGGTAATTTCCCTATGGATCTTGGTGTAAATGTTCGATTAAAAACGCATAAACCAATAGAAATAGGATCTCAGGATCCCGAAGCCCTTGCCGCCGAAATTGAAAGAACCATTATTGCAGATATTAGATAA